A segment of the Cydia splendana chromosome 16, ilCydSple1.2, whole genome shotgun sequence genome:
aaaaataaaaaacggaATATTTATTCCTAATGTAGGATTATTCTAAATAACGTCTTATTAAATTAGAATGTTATACTCAATTAATTtaacttttgtagtacaatgtatAAAATTAGTAAAATGAATTTCACCCCTCTTTTCAacggtcggattgatttgaattttttttagcgtAATAGATTATATTGTGATagatatgtacatttttttggagCCTTCGAAACGgcgatgataatttgataatgaaactacatataaagtaaactgcgaaattataattatgatggttcaatgtatattcctttgccaattaagtatgtcgtattttgtttattattcttatcagccttgaggtctttacgtatgctatctctttcacacctacggaaagtgaatgagatagcaaattaCATCAGGTAAGAAAATAGTCCTACGCTTATCACTAGATTTGCTGAATGTCGCAGATCGCAGcatgaattgtattgtattatttgctgtgtttccacttgagaccgtcatttattactcattggcaataacaataagattaagtcgtggcgtggtgaattttttgtcagcatttgctaaacgggacttaatcgcgtatttaagttttaagatttacctccgacgtttcgaggacggcgttgtccccgtggtctcggagaagactggctcaagttgacatcaacatcttctagccgcgcgagtttttcgaactacccgcacttggtcttgtttatcagtttgataatgtttaataatcgtgaaagtttaaatcagagcATTTGCTAAACACGTGCGGTAGGCAGTGTGTCAAacgatattaatacctattcatttccgtctaataatgagtacaaaaattttaaatatcatcaatatcagctgaacttttaaaaacacaatgagtCTCGGTAGTAACGCGGACACTGAAACTACATACTAAACATAATTCGAAAACAAAAAATCATGAATACTTTCCCCATTTGTTCCTGCCCAACGTGACCGCCGCGATACATGAGGTGGGGACATATGGGAATGATTTAAATGAagtgcctattcccatctgtgcccggcggagagaaataggaatacaccatatcgagctattccttatcatacctttaaaaacatattttttagggttccgtacccaaagggtaaaaacgggatcctattactaagactcggctgtccgtctgcctgtcactaagctgtatctcatgaagcgtgatagctaggcagttgacattttcacagattatgtattgctgttgcccctattacaacaaatactaaaaacagaatattataaatatataagttgggctcccatacaacaatcatgatttatttgctgttttttgcgtaatggtacagaacccttcctgcgcgagtccgactctcacttggccggtattttatttttttacattaaattaggcacagtgagccattgaagtgtttcgctatccaccatccgagcagatcagctgaattgtacctgatgatttagttatcaATCATAGTACAAAGACTATGCGGCagtaaattaaattcttaagattttattgaataaaattaggtataaattagacaactattattatttacttctatctatacggcacccagactacattttaatccaggaatattattaagaatataaaatcaaGATTACATTAACTTGAttaacccttcgggtggcagcacctccggttgaccggtaggacaaatggcgcggccatttttttaaatatgcctcggcgtggcagaggccgcgagaaggttcggtcataacaagcccgtaattggcagagaccgtctcgcggcctctgggcgacgctgcatttcgcgcctaaaataaaaccgttaaaactatgccttgcttgctcactcttgcaagatgcattcgtcaataaacaaggatggtattccctaacggtcgaattcccgcgtaaaacaaagtttgttagaaatgacgtgatgttcctgccctacctcgcccattacgcgccgaccgtcgtcgagccgcgaacattcaaacagaatacgcactgataaaaagtgaaataaactgtgtaatcgtgttaaatgtattgttttgtcataaagactgctttttctacaatcaattgttttatttcgtaactatacgtatttttacatgaaagtagaaaaaaattggtaatatgagattagaacaagtctagcataattcacataaatagaatagaattcattggtatacaatcaaataacccattttatgctgaattcagtgatatatagtttgtatatatcattcatagtttttttttgggaaacggtcatatttctaacacgcgccaaattcgcgatgatcacccgttgaggccccgccacttgacgtatatttttccaaaatggctgcgccactcaaccggcttgttatgtctgtccgtctcgcggccaccgccacttaccgtagagacctcgaggaggacaatgccactcgaagggttaagaatgagattattcttattaaattttttatttgaataattttgacgggaataaatcaacatgattttattcttaggaattcttattcaaataatgattttattcttgaatgcccaacactgcttactaagtatgtatctatttaatttaatcaaaattatttcacctttccaatgttacagatacttaataaatataatgaattctggtattaatgaaagatttgaagtattaaaataaggttatcactgctatagataatatatatattttctgctcgctgcattaagcaaaacaaggtaaattacgacttttagctgacacaacttaccgcatctgaaaacgtttaaaagtaattgcttattataaaataagctcattattaggtattatgtcatttgtcaacaatggttaaatatctaccacaATCCGCTAACGCATGTATCTTTATTACAACGacatttttttaatcactctatctaaagataaactataactaccagtaaaattactagttaggttaaattttttccttaaatcagtctttaatctgtaggtacataccaagtttgaacccgaaaatagaaaaataatatctaagtagcattaaaaatataactaaacaatAACAGATATTGCTAGGATAGGATGGTGTTTACTCGCAGGAAGCCCatttctaaaaattccaaactagAACTGCTCCGAAATGAGCAAAAACAATAGGAACACACAGGTATAaaagtataaagataaacaaaggaatggccgcgctgcggctgtcgctccaaaataatactgtaatcgcccaataatgttttcaattttagcttaaggagtcaaagtacaatattgtttgaattgacaataagcgaagttaccgacaaagaaacatgtttgtgctggagacttaatagaccgcccatgccaaccacggttattcaataataagttcaatttaagtgtgcgtaaagattacaatcgtttgaactggttcaaaaccttattatgaggtaactgaatcgactgggtttttatttcggttaccggtaaccgaggttaactcgatctgatacggttaccgaatcaaagtgttaccttatcagacggttaccgttatggtaggggtttttataaccacttctaaaataaccctatgaaaaaccccggttaaggtaaccggttccggtccctgCTGACGACACGTCACTAAATACGGATGTAGCAAACctataagcaaccgataataaaggttaccataactgaataaaaacctgttaaaaacccctaacaaaaaccctatcgcgattgggttttgagattaactcggttaaaggttaaggttaccgtttcaataagcttaccattacaatcaggtaacagtatgatacggttaccgaatgatacggtaaccgaatcgattgggttaccgaatggataggattaagcgtaaagaggggttttccggtccttggttaCGGCCtttagtgttgacactacagtgttgccactttttaatttctattcttttttgccaggctgtacatacgatgttcatagttaattatattaatattttataatggcaatgaaatgtcgttgaacagaaaagtaccactttgatccctcctagcagggaagaaaaatccattttgtGATTAGGTGATGTAAAAACAAATATGatcggtccgacagctgacggggggctccgacatTATCGGAAGATCCGGAAGCGCCTGTTCAGTCCGTCATAATCCGTGGATGCAACTGGCCTTAAGTGTGTCACTTACCGGTGGCTAAAGCGTCCCCCCCGGGATGGAAGCGCACGCTGGTGACGTCGGAGCGGTGCGTGTCGAAGGCCTGCACGGCGGCGCCGGAGCGCATGTCCCACACGAGCACGGCGCGGTCGGCGCCGCCCGACGTTAGTGTCACTTACCGGTGGCTAAAGCGTCCCCCCCGGGATGGAAGCGCACGCTGGTGACGTCGGAGCGGGGCGTGTCGAAGGCCTGCACGGCGGCGCCGGAGCGCATGTCCCACACGAGCACGGCGCGGTCGGCGCCGCCCGACGTTAGTGTCACTTACCGGTGGCTAAAGCGTCCCCCCCGGGATGGAAGCGCACGCTGGTGACGTCGGAGCGGTGCGTGTCGAAGGCCTGCACGGCGGCGCCGGAGCGCATGTCCCACACGAGCACGGCGCGGTCGGCGCCGCCCGACGTTAGTGTCACTTACCGGTGGCTAAAGCGTCCCCCCCGGGATGGAAGCGCACGCTGGTGACGTCGGAGCGGTGCGTGTCGAAGGCCTGCACGGCGGCGCCGGAGCGCATGTCCCACACGAGCACGGCGCGGTCGGCGCCGCCCGACGTTAGTGTCACTTACCGGTGGCTAAAGCGTCCCCCCCGGGATGGAAGCGCACGCTGGTGACGTCGGAGCGGTGCGTGTCGAAGGCCTGCACGGCGGCGCCGGAGCGCATGTCCCACACGAGCACGGCGCGGTCGGCGCCGCCCGACGTTAGTGTCACTTACCGGTGGCTAAAGCGTCCCCCCCGGGATGGAAGCGCACGCTGGTGACGTCGGAGCGGTGCGTGTCGAAGGCCTGCACGGCGGCGCCGGAGCGCATGTCCCACACGAGCACGGCGCGGTCGGCGCCCCCCGACGCGAACGTGTCGCCCGTGTCCGACGGCGCCAGGTCCAGCGCCAGCACGTCGGCCGCGTGGCCCTGGAGGGAAATTATCTATTATTAGATCGGTTTTCAGAAGGGTcgcaagtttaattttttttgaacgcggtgttttttttttctattataaaATATGACTGACTTATCCTTAACTTATCTTATTATCAGCATCAGACTTATTCTTATTTCAGGAATCAAGCACAGGCTGGTTGTACCAATACCAATAGAAAACAGCATAATTATGTCTTGCCAGATCTAAAGTAAATCTTTTTTCTTTGCAATTTAGTACGTATGGtgctatttttttatgatttacaTTTAAAGAACTTTATTTACCTTTTAGAAATATAAGAAAAATCATGAAATCGTCCAAGGGAGAATTTTActttatgatgatgattgatgacgTAAAAAAAATTAGTCAACTTGGAAGGAACATTGTATAATCCAGATCGAATCCAGACTGACAAATATGACATCTTTAACTTGCTATTATACACCCCCTACTTCAAGATAATCTATGACATACCTGGAAGGTCTGCAGCAGTTGACCGGACTCCACGTCCCACAGCGCAGCAGAACTGTCCCCAGATCCAGTCAACATCTGTCTGTCCGTGCGCGGGAACAGAACAGATGAGACTCATGAGACGTAGGACGTGTGCGTCGCGACAGTGCGCTTGCAGGTAGCGCCCTCTTCTTTGGACCTATTACACCACCTACTTTAAAACCTATGATTTACCTGGAAAGTCTGCAGCAGTTGACCGGACTCCACATCCCAGAGGGCTGCAGACCCGTCCCCAGAGCCGGTTAGTAACTGTCTGTCAGTGCGTGGGAACAGAACAGATGAGACGTAGGACGTGTGCGTCGCGACGGTGCGCTTGCGGGTGGCACCCTCTTCTTTGTTCTCTTCTCCGAGAGGAAACACTGTCACTTTGTTGTCGAGGCCGCTGTGGACAAGGTTAATGCGTTATTGGCAGTGTTCTGTGCTGATGTTTTATTAGTTCATTACATGGGATAGGTGAATAGGCTGCTGATACAGTTGCCAtcaatatatcggagcggccaaggtgctcacaaatatctgaacacgcctctattgtttATAAATTTGAAAAGTCCGGAAGAAATGCAAAAAGTTAAGCAAAACTATACACCATTTTGTACGTCCTGGCCAGTTACATAGCTTTCGGGAAATGACcgtatcctggtcacggcaccaaattGTAACTAACCTTTTgggtttactaacgaatgggccaaaaacgtttcccaaagtatcacatcccaaactatgtttcccaaattatcatttcccaaaaaaacgtttggcaaaacaacttatcgcaatttttttgttagcaatagtcttttttggcaagttattgtttagcaaataattacttggacaagtttcattttaccaagtattatttagtcaaatgtatcGTTAAGCATAACTTACATGTCCCAAAATATTGCATGGCATACAACATTGGCATTAACATACCAATAGAGGGCTTgcggtatttttatttttgctttcatttgaaatacttaatcccgaccttggtttttttaacattttggtTATGTTTTCCGCAAACGGATGTGATTTGTTGaaccataaacattataatgtctaagaaaaaaaaaccgacttctatgggggccggtgaaagattattgtacatagttgGTGCACTAcatagaaaaggaggtaaaaccacccacttttctagtagcattttgtttctgtaaggctcgcagttctaacctaacctaacctatttttgttcagttctgtgaggatcgcagttcaaacctaacctaacccacttaacggcgcgcgCAGTGCAGTGTCCCGTACACGGTTTGAACGGGCTATTAAGTTTTACATCATTATACTGTATACAGTACATTTTATGGTTTAGGTATCATAGTgaggttttccgggtcaaggtccgggtccaggtccaagtgaaggtccaggtccagataagagcccggatccaggtccagggccagctccgggTCCGAGTCTAGGTCCGtcgggtccgggtccgaaccgggtCAGGGTCCGAACCGGGTGCGGATTTAAATAGAGATGCCTATTTGCCAAATTAGCGAGTGGCAATTTGACCAAACATGtttttggaatataatattagccaataaaaaacctttgctaaataagtttttgtcctaataatatttgacaaagtaaaatcatgccaaatgataatttgaccaaataaattatatgcgaagtgtaactttgctaaaggttcctttgggaaatgaaactattgcgataagtttgttgggaagtgaaatttggcgaaaggtatttggcccaaacgaaagtacaccaaCCTTTTGTCttgtaattttctttcctaGAATACCAAATTTACCCCATTGattgccccaaatttaattgcaCACAAAACAGCTCAGATGGCGCTGCAATTGCAAGTCTTTCAACAATAAGAGCACTCACCCCGCAGCCACCATGTTTCCTGAAGGGGCGTAGGCGCAAGCCATGACCCAAGTGCTGGGCATAGCAATAGTCAGCTCCTTGGTTGCTGAGAATGCATCCCAGATGATCACCTTGCCATCCTACAACACAGCAGTTGGTCAATATTCACAGTTATGTGTTAGTGTTTAAGATTAGTCCTCATCTTAAGGAAAAAAGTCAGTTGCTAGtgcaaaattttgttttaaacttCTGTGTTAGTTAGTCATCAACGCCATATCAAAAATTGCACGTCAACAAACATGACCATAACGACGACTTGATACGAAGTCGTGGCGTCATGGCGTGTGGGCCACTTTTTATCAAGTCAATATCAAGTCAACGGCGGTGAAAAGGTTAACTCCGTTCGTTCGTTGTGTGcaaattagagatgcaacggatagtggtttggccggataccggatattcggcctgaccatcggccgaatattcggtatccggccgccgaatattcggccggcggaactatacctacatttcggtttttcaggtgcgcattgtgcaggttttgacctgctTCGTAGTtgacgttcgcgcggactcatttctaggttcgaaatgagtgcgcgtcgtgcaagtgagtggaatgcttaaattgttttaaaataataaacgagtacgattatgaccgtcatcgtttcttattccaattttgtttactccaaaatcaagcaatgttactatccggtatccggccggatagtaggccactatccggtatctggccggatgttaaaataatggccggataccggatagtaaccgaatatccggtgcatctctagttcaAATCTTGTAAGCTAAATTAGATCCAATTCCTGACATTTGATTTGGTTCAAGTTTGGTATACTAATgaaaggtggccataggaactaggtgataatattataaaagcagCTTCACTCAGTTGGGGTTTGTCATTATGACTGCCAGTGTCATCATAAGGAAACGCAAAATTAGTGCTAAAAGCTAATTTAGACTCCAGTCATTACATTGAAACGAAAAGTAGAGACAATTCATTAATCTCATTTGggtattatcaaactacacaacgggacttaatcgcgtatttaagttttaagatttacctccgacgtttcgaggacggcgttacaATTAGGCGTACGGCGTACAATTTTAGATTATATTAGTATGTTGTCCTATGTGGAACCATGTTGCTGTGCCCTAACAGGGCGTCACATGAACTGCTTATATTTAAGAACACCTGTTCCTGCtatgtgatatgcaataaacgatttcaatttcaatttcaaatcTCTTTAAGCACAGAAACTAGTTTAGATGATGGCAATACTAAAACTAGGTACCTGTGAGGAGGAGACAATATGGCGTTTGTCCTGCGACCAGTCAGAGCAGAGAACCTTGGCCTGGTGGCCCTTGAGGACCCGCCTCGGCTTCAAGTTGGGGAAATTGATGGCCTCCAGGCGTTCAGCCACACTTGCCACTGCAACAAAGCTGGTATTAAATGATATCCCGTCCTGCAAAAACAATAGGTATGAGGCATTTCATGACCACCTGGCCTGTGGATTTAGGTGCTCGAATAACTTTAAGCACAGACCTTGTGATTTTAAATGAAGCAAAGATGATGTGATGAGCGAGTGATCTAGTCGCAAGTCGCCTATAATTATCAGTGAATTTCCcacttttcatttatttctaaGCTTTTATGATATTGTATGCAGACATGTCTGCTTAATGCAAAATTAATTTGAATACATTTTGAtgttattttgaataataatgttttaggtcaaaaaaaatctaaaggtGATTGAgacattcattattatttattaatcactGTTTACATGCAACGAATATTTCTGAAAATGTTACATGTGTATTAGAGTCTTAGCCTTGACAGAAATGTCACCTGTGTACTATCACTATGAAAATATTTAGGTCTAAGCAAGGTCCTAAACAAGTTGAACCACAGGGGTAAGAGATCGCAGAAAGCCTAGGCCGGAAAGTTCACTCACGCGTGACATCGTTGAGCTTCTGTCGTTCCTCCTCTAACTTCTGTTTGAGCGCCTCTGCCTCCCGCAGCAGCGACTCAAGCGTCTCCTCGGGGCtggcgccgcccgcgcccgcgcccgcctgcggcgccgcgccgcccgtgtccgccgccatccCCGACAGCCTGCCCCCGAAGCCCCAAGGGCTCACTGGCACATCTCGCCCGAGTAGCACGAACTCCTAGTTATAACAACCGCACCACGGCGCCTGCCTGCGCGGTTCACACCCCGCTTCAGGCGTTCCACTTAACGCTAATCGAACATCACCACACTCCCGCGCCAACTCTGCTCGTTTTCTATCATAAATTACTTTTCAGCGCAATCAATAAAGGTTTTCAGTCAACTTCGATTCGACAAATGTCAAAAGCCGGAAACGAGGTCGCGCCACAGATTGTACAGTTTTTGGGAGACAGCTGTTTGCGCAGAACTGACAGAGTGGAGTTTAAAACTGAGCCTCAAACATACCATTGTTGAATCTTTCCGTCTCTGTCTACGTCCGAAAATTATAATTTGCTAAACGAAATAAATGTTAGTTTTTATTGAAAGTGCAGCGTAATTCAGTGTAAAGGTAAGttacataaatacctatattgtttttacaagtttttattatgCGTGAATTAGGGATCTGGTTTCTTTGTCTTAGGTAGTGTAGCAGTCAGTGAAAAGTTGGTAGTCATTTGGTAGTAATGTAATAAATTGTacctattcatttatttatgcatCCATAATTCAAGTAAGTACATTAACTATTCTAGtagacaaataaaacaaaattatactAATATTGAACTTTATATTCAACATTTTACACATTTTAAGCACAACTATCGACaaacatattaatttattttcataaaacgaGGTAAAATTGAAATGAAACAATTGAAACTTTTTAAAATGGGTTTACCACCTATTTGGTATCCTGAATACTAAACTAACAACGTAGTAGAGCGTTAACACAGGCTTTAGGTTAGTTCtcgttcatgtcgtctcggatatgggtgaatatggtctCGATGCATTCAgcgcttcgagcaacaccggcttccgacacatcggaagggaggggcccaagcgatatctcaccgtatatacaaatctttctgccatttttcgcggtgCACacggtgcacacagtcgcacttctcacacacttacatacaaaatccaatcctttactatacatatattattatactctttgatccaatctgtaatgacgacacaaatacatagaaaatgacacacgtcaaagacaaatcttgcaaacctcgatctctttttgtgtacggacgagtgacaagtgtcacaacacgcacactaacacattttcgttgaagtatgttattgtaaggcttggccacacacagcgcgacgcagcgccgcgtccgcgccgcgtgatgccgacgcgaagcctggtcaaacagggcgcgcgccgatcgcgccggcctcacgctctcaacacgccctcaaggcgcgcgtgaacgcggcgcggccgcgcgggaacgcggcgcaccgctcgctgcctacgtccgatcctactgacgtgaccttgcgcgacgcggcgggccgccgcgttcgctcggcgcagcgctgcgcacgcgccgcgcggacgcaatgggccgcgcggcgcggggcgcgacagaagcggggcgtgataccggcgggacgcagtctgtttgacgtcggtaacctgttagcatgtgccgcggtcgcgcggcgtggacgcggcgctgcgtcgcgctctgtatgtggccaagcctgtattctgagagatgagaagtcggatttgtcgctcgaccgatccgcaatttgtactgagcgagcaaaatcgataaatccaacaattacatgagactaaaatataataattgtgtttgaatgaaattaaacgtatgatatgtaaaaaaaaaatattacatgtgaaatgtaacactttctttttgtaaatttgatgtccccgacctctttttataacaaaaaaccgagcaaacaggcatttttgtgcagcagtgttcacgcgcgcgtctggactcggtctagtgaaaaatccaagatccaagtgcaactagttttattacccgcgctagattagattgacgcgctaatcttgtacctcggcagaggggaaatagtgcgaatgccgcctcccttccgtgttgctcgaagattcaGCGTAATGCCCTGATGATTacgtcaaattgtgttttttaaaaaactaattatagccagccttttgtgaatgtagtatgataccttagggtatggtactttacgcacactagcgtaccttcccctccccctgacgcaaccccccctttttgcatgaaatatgtcccggttcacagttttttacattttttgtgGAAAGTATACATTTTGCGAAAAAAGTGTCACAATATATAACATAGGTACTGTACCATTTTCAATACGTGGTTTAACTAATTAACggtctaacggtgcattgtgatatttttgaacgttttctaataatttgttagatcAAGTGTTGAAAATGgtacagtatgttatatatttgtgatctactcacaaagccctttcatttggtaccccacatgcaatcccacatggtatgtttaaaagaaaaaagaaaagtttgtactgccgactttatgacgtcacagcaactagccccaccactttcgcgcttgtcatctcatatatttgtgttcagggcattacactgaatgcatcgataccatattcacccatatccgagacgacatgagcgaaaatcgatttctaaaaGAGTTTTCTTTCGTTAGACACTTTACTAACGCTACGGCAGTATTTAATTTTctttattaaatgtaaaatagtatcaaacaaaaataaattgtaaaataaatacattgtttataatatatatttaagaaagacaacagtaaataaaataaaacttcaaCATGGAATGGGATTATGTAAATTTAATATTACAGTACTCATCTGCCAATCAACTAAACAAATTCAGAGTTTAACAATAAAGTTATTTCacaat
Coding sequences within it:
- the LOC134798405 gene encoding guanine nucleotide-binding protein subunit beta-5 — encoded protein: MAADTGGAAPQAGAGAGGASPEETLESLLREAEALKQKLEEERQKLNDVTLASVAERLEAINFPNLKPRRVLKGHQAKVLCSDWSQDKRHIVSSSQDGKVIIWDAFSATKELTIAMPSTWVMACAYAPSGNMVAAGGLDNKVTVFPLGEENKEEGATRKRTVATHTSYVSSVLFPRTDRQLLTGSGDGSAALWDVESGQLLQTFQGHAADVLALDLAPSDTGDTFASGGADRAVLVWDMRSGAAVQAFDTHRSDVTSVRFHPGGDALATGADDAACRLFDLRADREVARYAKDSIIFGVNSVDWSLSGRLLFAGYSDYTASAWDALRAQRVCVLCGHEHRVSRVQLAPDGAALATASWDSTLRIWA